The Litchfieldia alkalitelluris genome has a window encoding:
- the srtB gene encoding class B sortase, with translation MKKVLWFFVLTSLILIAYSSYSILGHFNKYQESAKKYEGLKEVYSIVSEKGSLGREEKSDEDKHELVQINDDYMGWISINNTKIDYPVVKGKDNSYYLTHNFYKEQDFAGAIFMDYRNSAEKLDQHLIVYGHHMKDKSMFGDLPKYTDQAFFEKNKLIHFDFQGRTYEWEIFSVYVVDSTDLLPTEFQSANEFEEFGSQLQQKSVISTSTMVEEGDHILTLFTCTNVNELERMIVHAKLIN, from the coding sequence ATAAAAAAAGTTCTATGGTTTTTTGTACTTACTTCTCTCATTCTCATTGCTTATTCCTCGTATTCCATCCTAGGACACTTCAACAAGTATCAAGAATCTGCTAAGAAGTATGAGGGGTTGAAGGAAGTTTACTCAATAGTTTCTGAGAAGGGATCACTTGGAAGAGAAGAAAAAAGTGATGAAGATAAACATGAGTTAGTTCAGATTAATGATGACTATATGGGCTGGATTTCGATTAATAACACAAAGATAGATTACCCAGTTGTTAAGGGGAAAGACAATAGCTATTATCTCACACATAACTTTTATAAAGAACAAGATTTTGCTGGGGCTATTTTCATGGACTATCGGAATTCCGCAGAAAAGCTCGATCAACATTTGATTGTGTATGGTCATCATATGAAGGATAAGAGTATGTTCGGAGATCTTCCGAAGTATACGGACCAAGCCTTCTTTGAGAAAAATAAACTCATTCACTTTGATTTCCAAGGACGTACATATGAGTGGGAAATCTTTTCAGTCTATGTTGTAGATAGCACTGATTTACTGCCCACTGAGTTCCAATCTGCCAACGAGTTTGAGGAATTTGGAAGTCAGCTACAACAGAAATCGGTCATCTCTACTTCAACGATGGTAGAAGAAGGAGACCACATACTCACGTTATTTACTTGTACAAATGTAAATGAACTTGAACGAATGATCGTTCATGCAAAACTTATAAACTAG